The genomic segment AGTAATTGACTCTTCATGTGACCACACAGGTGTGGCACAGGTGTTGAACAGACTGGACGGGAAGCCCTTCGACGACGCTGACCAGCGTCTCTTCGAGGTATACCTCCCCTTGTTACGCTCTTATTGAATGTTGTAAGTCCTGGCACTTTGTATTTGGCACTGTGTagtatcttatcctagctatctttgttgtattcaGGGATTGgcttaacctagcgattgttagtgcttggcacttggttctatgaacatccttactgtaccgacagtgatatattgttgtttctctttcttctgacaaatgtactcattgtaatcgcttttggataaaagcgtctgctaaatgtaaatgcaaatgttTACCGTCTCAGCGTCGGACCACAGTCATTATCGATCTTTCTGGATATCTCTTCTTTATCATTTAGTGATCAATGACCGTTTCATTCTGTGTCTCTCAGGCGTTTGTGATCTTCTGCGGTCTCGGCATTAACAACACCATCATGTACGACCAGGTGAAGAAGTCATGGGCCAAGCAGTCTGTCGCCCTGGATGTAAGACAACCCCTTCTGTTATGTACTCAAGTCGAGAGGTTTTCCCCTATTCTGTACATGGACACTTTCACTTcgacatgtgcacacacaaactcacacaaacactctctcacacacacaagcattcacACCCCACTTACTCAGACActcgttctcacacacacattcatacacacacacacacacacacaacacacacacacacacacacacacacacacacacacacacacacacacacacacacacacacacacacacacacacacacacacacacaaacacacgttaaCACATCAATAAGCCCATCATAGCAGGTACGATGATATTAATATCTAGATCCTCGCTCTTTTAATGCCGGTCGCTCCATTAATCTGCGATCCTGTTCCCTCACTGGGAAGCTGCTCAGCTCTCTGAGTGACGGAGCCTCAGTACCACATAGGgtttacctccacctccatgagCTGCGCTCCCTCCACTGCCTTGCGGTGCGTCCGCGTGTCAGCGCTCAGCCCCCTCACCGCGTCTGGGTCACCTGTAGGAAGGAGGCTTGGGTGAAGCCAGGAGAGGCGTGACCAGGGTTTGATCACCAGGACCGGGGTTTTCCTTTCAGCCACGCTTGGATTGGAGGGAAAGGCAAAGGGTAGACCCGGGTCGGGGCTGGAGGCAGCAGTCAGACGTATGGAACCAACCGGCCATGTGGATGCATTCCCCGTGGCAGCGCTGAATAAACATGAGTCACATGATCACatgctcttcctctgtctcctcctcctcctccaccttttcttcctcctcttcctcccgtcctcctccccctcctcctcctcttgctcttcctctgtcctcctcttcctttccttctcttcctccttctctctatcttcctcctcctctccttcctcctcctcctcctcctcctcttctcctcctcttcttccttcacctcttcctcctcctcctcctctccttcctcctcctcctcctcttcctcctcctcctcttcttccttcacctcttcctcccctcctcctcctcctcctcctctcctcctcctcttcctcctcctcctcctctcctctctcctcctcctcttcctcctcctcctcctcttccttcaccCCTTccttcacctcttcctcctcctcctcctctccctcctcacctcctcctcttcctcctcctcttcctcctcctccaccaccacctcctgcacTGACCCGATGCCTTCACTCCCAGTCGTGGTGGACAACGGTCCCAACGTCTATGAGTTGCGTTCAACAGTGCCGCGTTCGCTCCAGGCCTTGTGAGCAGCCCTGTGCTGGATGTGCCCAGTGTGTTTCCTCTGTGAGGTCCTGAGCCAGcctgtgctgtgtgtttgtgttgcaggTGCTCTCCTACCACGCCACGTGCTCCAAGACTGAAGTTGATAAATTCAAGGTAACTGGATATTTGACCATTGTTATGGTTCCATTCACACAACCGGCCTGCAGCGACCTCACTACCAGCATGCTGCATCGTGTTGCGTTTGTAGATAAGAAACGGATGAATGTGGAATATATTTCGTGTTACTATTCTAGTGCTAAAATCTACGGGTAGAGAAACACAACGCATGCTCAAACATTAATACGAGTCGAGACTTGAAGCCGTTTGCTCAACGGAGTCCCAGAGGAAAACAAACTAATTGTGTGTTTGAAATGGATTGCTNNNNNNNNNNNNNNNNNNNNNNNNNNNNNNNNNNNNNNNNNNNNNNNNNNNNNNNNNNNNNNNNNNNNNNNNNNNNNNNNNNNNNNNNNNNNNNNNNNNNGTATATGACCGTATATTATTGGGATGTAGAGGCCGGATTCAGAGGAGCGTTGTAGAGGGCAGGTGAGAGGGGCAGTGTCGGAGGAATGGGAAGCCATCCATCTCACGGCATTGCGGTTGATGTGCCTGATATTCCCTGGCAGCCATTCCCTCCATTGTGTCTGCTTTATGAACCTGTTCCTCTCTTTGTTGCTTTTATTCCTTCACCACATTCGCCCTGAGGGCTTCATTTCGTGGGTAGGGAGCCACGCCCTGTTCTGCATAGCAGGTAGCAAACTCACTTATCCAGAGGGATATTTATGATCTTATAAGTAAAGGAATTAACTGCGTACTCGACATTATGAGCCAGTGAAAtttaaagagacacacacacacacgaacctAACAGCATGTGTCAATTCCACATTCTTAACGATTAAATAGACAAGCAACAGCAAACGCAATAGACAACTACTCACCACCATATGGTATCAAACAAACATTGTGCTTGCACGCCAGCTCTACGATCTTCACCACGTCGTCGTGGcagtctgcaaagtgcaaagaGACCCACCGTGACAATGAGACACATCGTTAAAGAAAATAACCATCGCTATCATTTTTCATTGTGTAACAGCGATTAAATGGAAACAGCCCTGAATTACATCCCACGGTGTACACCTGTTGCAGCGGAGAGAAACCCAAGGACAGATCGGCCCAGGGCTCCAGTACGGactataaataaatgcatagGGCCTGCGCTGCCATCAGTGCAGGGCGACGTGGAGGAAAGGGCGCGGTGGtgctggggcagggggggggggggggggggctgcggtgTGGCTGAAGGTGCCTCTTGTCTGCCTGGGGGCATCGCTGGGCTCTGAGACAGAGCCAGGGAGCATGAAGCCAACGTCTTTGTGACTGCGAGGTGGGATGCCCTGGATCGATGGGGACTCGGCTCCCAcgtcccttctctctctctctctctctctctctctctctctctctctctctctctctctagtgtctGTGGTCGCCCACATGGATCCGCTCGGCCGACCCAGGGAGCTTCGGGCGCTCGCCGAGGAATTGGCCTCTTTTCTAAAAACACATTTTGCTGATTTGGTGCAAAGGCTTCGCCCCTCCAGAACACAGTGCTACTCGCCACCAGATGAGTCACTTGATGACGGTAACGCTTGTGTTGGGATCGTGTGtacatttattcattaaataaaACCAAAGGCTAAGTGTCAAAGACAGAAATCCGCCCGTTatatccggggggggggggaattaattGCTCTCTTGAAATTACTTTTCCTGattaattttgtgtgtgtttttatgtactGCCTCGTAGTCCGGATCCAACGGTCTGGGGCCAGAGGGTCCCAAGCCCTGATCTAGCGTGGTGCCCGAGTTGAAGTACCCTTCTATAGgccaggaggagctgctgggaTGTAGATCGTTCATTAGAAATATTAAAAGCAGCAGGGGCGGCGAGTCCACGCCTCTGGTGCGGTGCCTACCGCTCAGTGGGTTCAACTTCAATCCCCCCGTTAACCTTccctgcagcagcagacccAAGGAATGCAGCACGGCCACGAGATCCCTCGAGATTTATCAGATAGTTAAACAGTCACACGGTTAGAGTTTAACTTGGTTTTTTGTTGACTTTGTTTGAGTTTCGctggaagcaaaaaaaaaaaataaaataaaataaagagtgGTTTGGACAACAGCCCGCGGATCCGCCAGCCTCTGCTGAGAGAATCCTGCTAATCAACTCCCGGCCATCAACCTCCACTCATTTAcgattaggaaaaaaaaaaaaacagcagcagcagcccctaaCAGCGACGGGCGAACCAATCTCACGGCCATAATTCATGGTTGTTCTCTTCTGGCCCGGCGCGGAGTATCTGGtgtcggcccccccccccccccgacacttcTTATTAATCCTGCTCTCATGCATATTAAAACCCCCCTCGCCTCTGCACAGATTAACCCTTTAAATCACACCCGCCGCCTGGGagacgtgcgtgtgcgtgggggcggggggtggagCGGCGGGCTGTGCCGCGTGGGAGGAGAAAAAAAGTAACCAAGCAAaacttatttttcttatttttttaagcataaaaagagacagagatgcCATTTTTTCTGCACCACCCTCCCCCAACTCACTCGGCCACACCACCATGTCCGGCACCCGTCCCACCCTGCCCTCTCGGAGGGCGAAGATCTCGTGCAGGCAGTGCCCTGGAGAGAGAACACAGGTTCGAGAACAAAGATCACCACTGAGGAACCAAAGAAGCTGAAAAAAAAGAGGCAACAGTGAGAGCGACGACGGTGTACTGTCGTCGGGGTATTTAACGGGCCCCGCCGGTCTCACCGTGGCCCCGGAAGACCCGGTCCTCTGCGTCCGAGGAGAAGGGGACCCCCGTGGACTGGACCCCCTCCACGAAGGCCTGGTTCAGGGCGGGGGGCTTCACCGCCCCGGGGCTCGGGACCGCCTGGAAGAACGCGACAGTTAGATGAATACTCACTTGTTACTGTATACTGGTTACTGTACCCACTGAAGACTAACcccttgttcagagttcagctAAACTCGGCATAGTCTTCGCccttacccccccacccccatccgtACTTATTTCACGGTGTACCTCCTGCAGCTTAATATacacatttattgtatgttgtacgtcctggcactcaaaaatagtacttagcatcatgtagcatcttatcctagctatctttgtggtatacggggaatgggttaacataACAATTtctagtgcttggcacttggttctattaacatccttactgtaccaacagcgatgtttttttgtttctcttttttctgataaatgtacacattgtaagtcgctttggataaaagcgtctgctacattacctaaatgtaaatgtgaatgtaaatgaaTACAGGAAAGGCAGTGGTGTGAGGGGTGGGGAGATGTGTGCAATGAACACGTCATTCAGAAGAACGACAGCAAGAAGCATGTGGGAAAGGAACAAGCACTCACTGATGCAAAGCTTTTATGCTGGACGTTGGCTCCAAACGTTCCTTCGAACCACTCTTTCAAACTTGGCATAATCATCCCGCTTAGCTTATACCTGGAACGGAGGCAACGCAAGGTTAATAACACGCCGTTAACAGGAATTAAAAACCCAGCAGCCGAGCCTTCGGTCGGGCCCGGCTCCCAGCCTGAGGAAAGCCTCTCATGAATCCTCCCAATGCCTCCTTCTGAAGCGGGCTCGCTCTACCAGCAAGCTGGAGCCGAGGCTGGGTAATAAGAACGAGAAGAGTGTGGGAGCCGCAGCCCGAGGGCGTTATCAGAGCAGGCCAGGCTGTGGTCGACAGCGCCGTCCGTGCGATGGCTCCAGCCAAGCCCTGTATAATTGAGCTGCTGGCACAGGCTGGGCTGGCCATCGGGGGACAGTGGCCGGCCTTTGTGTCCAGGACGGAGGAACACATTCTTTAATGAAAAAAGCCTCTATCGCAtcgggagatggaggaggaggaggaggaggaggaggaggaggaggaggaggaggaggagtggagttTTTATTCTTTCATTCAATCCGGGCCACTGTTATTGCATGCGGCCCACCCAGACTTTCCGTCGAGAAAACGGCCAACAAACCCAGCGGTGTTTGAGGCCCGTCTTTTCAGCTGAAATGGCAGCTTGACGCACCAAATACGCACTTCGTACCTCTTGTTTACTTGTCTGGCATCCAAGGCCGTCTGCTCTAAGGTCACACGGTGTGATTACAGAGCGAGGGCACAGCAAAGTCTCTGCCTTTGTTTTGGGAAACCAGGACGGGGGAATAGAGCAGGGGACGCAGAGAGAGGAGCCATACTTTGTTTTCGTCGAAGAATTTAACTACATTCGACCACTAAAGAATCACCGAGACAATAGGCTTCTTTCAGGTAGTATCCTGCGCTAATCATAGCCTTCGAAAGAAGAGTAGCTATGAATAAGCATAACACAGTTCTTAAGTTACAGGAAATTCGAAGCCCAGACTTTTATGGATGGACGAGCAATTCAAATGtcaaccactagatggcagtagCTTCATATTGTGGAGGGGTGAAAGTATAGAGTGCTAGAGGAGGGATGAAAATGTAAAGGTGGTCTGTGTAAACAAAAAACGGCAGCCCCTTCTACATCCTGCGTTGATTAAGGATTTGACAGCAATACAAATCTCCTCTCGATATGGCTGAGAATCGCCACCAAAAACTCCCAGGATGCAGTCTAACATTTAAGCCCTTCAGGAATCGACCGAGATATCTCTGTGTACCTTTTGCCGGTGAACTCTGCTTGGCCTTTCTTGTTGAAGTGGAACCTGGAGTCACTGTAGCCCCAGCCATTCCACTTCATCACCTCCTGCCTGGAGAGATGAATTTAAGAGAACAGATTGGCACGCGTTAAAGTGATAAAGTCACAATGATTAAAACGAGAAAGGACAATGATTTTAAGAAGTCACATTAACACATTAAAAGTTGCCCAaggatatttttttaattttaaccTTGTTCAAGGTTAGTACCACTCAGTAACACTGGGATCCGAGAGGAAATTATGTTAGCACTCAAATAGAGTAGTATCCCCTGCAACATGTATTCATGTAACTATCGCACGATAGTGGGACATTTGGATTACAAAATAGTGGTTACTGTTGCAAAACAGTTACTGGAAGGGGAAGCATTACTCACTTCCCCATCGTGAGCGAGAGGTAATGGAGGATGCTATCGGACAGTATAGATCTGtgttacatacatacatatgtatgtatgcatgcgtgtcaCAGCAATTCATTGCAACTTCTTTAGAAATACCAAAAGCTTATCACACCGAAATCTATACTGGACCAGTACGACTAAACAATTTAAACAAACAGGGAGGAAGAAACCTGTTTAAAGGTGTATGATAGAAGCTCACCCTTCTAAATGTAACAGTTGCACTTCATTAACATACTCAAATTAAGGAGCATGTATGGACATTACGTATTCTTTAACTGCCTCCTCAAATGTGCTTAGTTTAGTTTGCTACTGACTGAGAATCGATCAACAAAGCCCACCTATAAAGGAAAGTCTAGTTTCCCCTTATCTATCATATCAATTTAAGCATTTAGGTATTCCCAGACTTCCTGCtcgggattaataaagaaaatttAGTCTTTAAAGAAAACGACTGAACTAAGCCCATCACCGGGCAGCAACACATATCCTCAAGCTATGTAGGCCTACGATAGAGCGGCaattacatacacatacacgtacaaaACCGTTGGTGCAAGGAAGGCGTGAATCACTTCCCCATCGTAGGTGAAAGGTTACCAAGAGGATGCTATGGAACAGTAGGTAACACACTTCTCAAAGCACTACGAACTGGCTTGTATTGTACAGCCTCAAGGACATACGAATCCACACTAATAACAAAAATACTTGTGACTAACTTATGCATAGCCCAGCAAATCATTGCAATTGTTTAAAAATACCAAAAGCTTATCATTCTGAAATCTAGACTGGACCAGTACGACTAGAAACAGGTTTAAAGATGTATGATAGAAGCTTGTGCAACGGTTGTGGTTTCTAAGGTGATTATAACATGGCTGGATAATCTTTTGAAGTATTTCTATTTGGCAAGACAATAAATGAACGACAACCAATGAAACCAAACTACACACATTACAGCTCTATTACAAACAGACAGAATGGACGAGCCTCAACACAACTAATCTCTATTGCAAACAGAGAGAACGGCTGAACACGAACACAACTCTGCTGTTCctactgacagacacacaatggCCACTTGTTGTCCTGTCCGCAGACGTAGACTAACTGTCAAATTCTTATAGTCCAATTCCTATAGTTTCTTCATATTTAGGATAACAAAACCAAAACTTCCTTGTTAATGTTTTCACGTAATTTATCAGTCACCGCCGGGTGAGCCCATTGTTTCAGCCGaattaaaatatgtaaacaaacgCTGAGGCAGAAAGTTTGTGTGCCTTCTGCTGGGACCCCAATGTCATCCAATACGCAACATGCCGAAGGGACTAATCCTCATGTCATGTCATGTAATGTTAcatgaagaaatgttaaattACATTATTGGGAATTGTATAAAATCTGGATATGTCCTGGAAAACTGTTGTTCCCAGTCTGACACTAGATGTCAGCACACATTTGCTCCCCGTCAGAACTGATCCAGCCCTTCATGGGTGGAAAGTCAGACCACTGCTcgtctcagccaatcagatcacaaCAGGAGTCGCAAAAGTTTGACATCTGTGGCAACGGTTGCGAATTGCACGAATTAAGTTATGGTTAATACGTAATACGTCAAAACATCCGCGAAACACACCAACACGATCCATAGACAACATTTACTTCACAAACGACCCGATACTGCGAAACTGCGACGCAAAGAGACGCAATGAGTCCCAACACGCAAACACGTTTGACAACCAAAGAGGGTGAAACTGCAAAgcatcccataataacacaTTATAACTGCATTAGTCCTGCATCAACGTATGTGTAGagaatatatagtatatacatcATCCGCTTAATAACAAACCAATCCGAAGGCGAAAACCCAAACCAAAGCCAGGCACTCTCACGTCAAACAGCGCGTTACTATTCACGCCTTCACAATAATCCGCACAGCTCTCAAATGAACTACGATTCACCTGATGAATGTTATCACCTGAACCTCCTACCGCGATACCACCAAACCTAAGGAATCCAACCGCACCCACCAATACAGCGAGCCATTATTCCCCTGGCTGCAGGCTCCGGGGGCTCAGACAGCTGCCAGCCTCAATACTGCCAGGCAACCAACACCacaacaaagcacacacacaacgcatctCTGTGGGGTTTGTGCGATTGTATCGTGGATCCTGGAGCACAAGTCCCCCTCGAGAACCCCCACGGAAGGAAGGACCCTCCGCCCATCCAGCGGTGAGAGTGAGACCGGTGGGTCGCAGCTCACCTCCGCCTCGGAACCGATTTGGTGGTCGTGTCGCCAGGCTGCTTGTCTGGAGCGCTGCACTCCCGGGCGCTGATGTCCCCATCGGAGGGGTCCAGGGGTTTCTGGAGATGACCGGCGATTATCCTCAGTCGTTGCCGGGCGATTTGTTGCCTGTcagggatgctgctgctgttgctgctgccgtCCGACGCCATGCTGCTTCCGTATTTGTGAAAGGAGGGAGCGGCGGCGGCTGGCTCAGGTCGGCGCACATACAGTGGGATGTTGTCTGAGTGAGGGACCCGGATTGTAACGTTATACCGGTCTACCACAATACAACTTCCGGTATTTTGCTTCTTGTGCCCTGTGGACGCCAGTAAAAGTCCCAAGAGTGAGGATAAATAGAACGTGTCAAGAACAAAAACGCAAGGAGAAAACACGTTGATAAAGCGATTCCATAAAAATGAAATGAGATACCGAAGTAGGTCGGAAGTCCCTCCCTTGCTATCGCCCCCACCTTAGTAACTGaaagtccctcccactctcgCCAATAACGCTAATTTGGAGCATCGCATTCCAGGCGTTCTCATCTCACGACGTAACGCCTGGAATTGGATGTTGGTAGGATGTGAGGTCAGCGCCACCCATCATGCATTGCGATGTGAAGTGACACTTGGCACTCTGCTAAAGGTACCAGCTATACATTAAGTTGTAACTTTTCAATTTTTTCGATTTGATACCCAAGCCTTGGCATATAGTACAGCCTTGACTACTCATAAATTTTTGTGAAAGTAGCAAGTCAAATGAACCAAGAAAAGAAAAACCTACTCTGCCTGCCTgggtagttaaaaaaaaaaaattcacagccTATGCTTTTGGGGAAAACCTACTCCACTTTGTAGAATACCTGGCAACCTTTCGCCTGAAGCCATTTTACTTTTAAGTTTGCCTTTCCTCCACGAGACACACACGACAAGTGTGACCGTTTCCATATGGCACTCATTCATAATGATACCACCGACTTATAGCCATCACAAGCCACACAAAATGACCAGTACATTATTAATGGACCCGTTTAATAAAAGACTTCAAACAACAGCAATGCATCAAGAACAAACgtttatttaaaacaatttaaaaaaacacaaaggcatGTTAAATCAACGGTGTCCCATCTGGGGGAGACAATCATACAAACTCCAGCCGGTCGGTTGGTCGGTTCCCGGTTAGTACTTTACTCCCAAAACAAAGTTCTGTAATGCACTGACTACCGTCAATTACAGTCTGAGTGTATCACAGAACTTTATTTGGGGAGCCACAGTGCCACCTCACAGGCGCTGGGTAGCAGACGGTTCCAGAGCATCAGCCAGCGGGCTGAGGACTCCATGACCCTGTAGTGGTGGTGCAGAAACACAACACTTAAAACACTTGAAAGGCCGTATTTTGTTTCATCTTGTTTGTATTCATTTTGTAGAAGGCTTTCAACATTAGGAGTGTATTTTccaccgccctcctcctcctcaaaagTCAAAGCTGTTGTAATTCAAACTGTACATGGTGAGACTGGTATAACAAAAGACAGAGCACTAGGCCTTTGTAGACCTCGGATAATTATGCTCGGACGGGCAACTTATCTCCTTGCATCGAATTGTAAAACAGATGAGAAAAGGGAAAGGTATGGGCCTTCACGTTGGTTGACCAACGTTTTTATACtcacctcttcaaccttgaCGAATAATCAAGGTTGCAGAGTAAACATTTAGGCCGCTGTCTGACAGCTGACCTGAATAAATCCTCACTATTGAAACCCCAAATAGAATTGTTAGAACTGCTTCTGGTCTAAATCGGTGTTCTTTTGCAGGCCTACAGCCTACCATTGCCATAGCCTACCTGTTGATTAAATAACCTTTTGAAAGATGGCCAGAAGTAATCGCCCCCAAAAAGAAACTAATTAAGAGATACAATGTAGCAAATGATGGCTCCAAATATGTCAAATgtggtaggcctacacaatacacgcaataaaaaaaagttatgcCATACTGTTTAAAGTTATTGCGGACACTTGCCTCTTTAAACGCGGTGATAATGGAGTAGTCTTCAGCGTACAAAGAGGAaatttcaaaacaaaaaacaaaagtgtgttTCTAGTGCGTCAAAACAAGTGCTCCacctaaaagtaaatgtttagaAGTCCGTTTAAAAAGTCGTATACCGTACCTGGTAGAGGTAGACGCAGAGAGACCAGCTGCACTCCACAGCACGAGGGCTTACAGTAGATTACAAAAGGcaaaagaggcagagagagacctgGAAACATTAGGCTACGTGTCATGCCAGGAACACAAGGCGAAGGCGCCAGGACACTGGGTAAGATGTCCATACGCGGACTCGGAACACCATTCGTGAGGTACCTTGTGCTGCTTCTACCTTTCTTCCTCCAGTCCCGTGCGGTTCACTCTCTGCAGCTGGAAGAATGTCGACGTGGAGCTGCCAAACGTGAGCGCGCTTCCGTGCACgcgcaaaataaaaaataggccTTTTTCTACTATCGCCTTTTCGTGGGTTTGCAGAGTGGCACTTTGCACCGGCTGCACGAAATGTGTGATGTTCTTGACGGTGAGGTGACAGAAAAAGATCTCCAAGTCTATCATACCTTGatgatttaaaataaatcttTTTATAATATTGCATTCACACTTCTTACATTGCATACCCCTATTTACACGTAAAATATACACGATAGCGATAGAATTTAGGGTTCATTTTGTATAATCTCAAAAATCAA from the Gadus macrocephalus chromosome 20, ASM3116895v1 genome contains:
- the agps gene encoding alkyldihydroxyacetonephosphate synthase, peroxisomal isoform X1, translated to MTLGSQQKAHKLSASAQEVMKWNGWGYSDSRFHFNKKGQAEFTGKRYKLSGMIMPSLKEWFEGTFGANVQHKSFASAVPSPGAVKPPALNQAFVEGVQSTGVPFSSDAEDRVFRGHGHCLHEIFALREGRVGRVPDMVVWPNCHDDVVKIVELACKHNVCLIPYGGE
- the agps gene encoding alkyldihydroxyacetonephosphate synthase, peroxisomal isoform X2; its protein translation is MKWNGWGYSDSRFHFNKKGQAEFTGKRYKLSGMIMPSLKEWFEGTFGANVQHKSFASAVPSPGAVKPPALNQAFVEGVQSTGVPFSSDAEDRVFRGHGHCLHEIFALREGRVGRVPDMVVWPNCHDDVVKIVELACKHNVCLIPYGGE